The following DNA comes from Dermacentor andersoni chromosome 2, qqDerAnde1_hic_scaffold, whole genome shotgun sequence.
CTCTTGTATGTCGAGCTTTTTGTGCTGGTTCAAACGTTCCGAAGATGTATTGACTAGACCAATATTCAACCCTTTAGCAGCGGTAGTGCTGGTGAAATTTAACAACTCAGGAGACGCCTGCTGAAGGATGATGCGAGTAGAAATATTGAGTCTTCAAAGGTCTCAAAAGCTTAAAGGAGTAGATAGCATAGCAATGTGCCTCAGCTGGTATGCGTTGGCACATCTTGGGGACATGCAGCTGGAATAGTGAAAGTTCTAAGCCCGAATGTCGCCTCTCCTTAGTGACTGTCCACTCAACATGCACTTCTGGGTGGGTGTTATTGTAAATACAAACTACAGCAATTTCTAGATGCAATAATAGCAAGTGTACTCCACAGTATATGCTAGGCGTAGAGGAGTAAGTGAAAAGGTGAAAGGTGTGGACAGAGAGCAGGTTTAGCCACATATAGAGTACATGTCCTGCAGTTCCAGCAgcagaaaggaaggaaaagatgGGCAGCGCGGATGAGCGGCTGCCATCGGAGCTGTGTGAGCCTTCTGAGCTGCGTCTATAACTGCCACCACCAGTCTTACCAGTTGGGGCTGAGGAGAAGAAGAGGGAGTTTTGCTGGGGCTCGCCATTGAAGTAGCCCCCACCTGACTCGACCATGGGCGAGATGTCGTCATGAATCGCTGTGAGGTTGAGATCAGACAGCTTCTTGGGTTCGTATGGCTCGCGATCACGCCCTGCTGCCTCAGCTTTCctgcataagagagagagagagcagagaaTAGGAATTgatgcactgctgccgaaatGAGGAGAGTTCAGTTTTGACACGCAGAGAGAAGTGATTAAGGAATTTTTACACAGCAAAGCGACACCTATAGGCTACGAGGGTCAATGTAACAGAAAACAGTTCATCTGGCAGCCTGAGGCATTCtgacaaacacacatacacatttCAGCACAGGAATGGCTGTGCATTTTGTATATGCAGAAAGGCATGCTATAGGGGCACACAAAATAAGTTCATGTTACAATTGCATACTGTGGAGGCTTTCCTGATATGCAAAATAAAGAAATCCTGTGGTTGTATTGGAAATGATATTATAAAGTAAAAGTAATACATTTTTGCAGCGGATGCAACATATAAAATACATGTCTCATTTTACCAACCTACACTGTCTTGCTCCCATCTTTTCACAAGTTTGCACTGCGCTGAGCGAAGTCGTAAACTGCTGGTCTCCTCAGCAGTGCTGGTGAGCTATACAACAAGCAGGAAAGGCTTCACTGAAGCAAAACTTACTGTTCGAGCAACCGTTCAGTAAGCCCCTGGAGCACTTCCGCACACTGCTGATGATATTCACAGAAGGCTTCAGCAAGGGCATGAAGCTGAGAGATTTGCTCGACCTGCGTGAATATGAAATAAAAGAGTTGCTTTACATTCTAAATTTCTATCATTCAAACAATAACATTTCTTTTTGCCAAAATCCTGGCAAAATGCAACTCTACAAGGGCTGTTCAAGGTTTACAAGTGCTTACTTTTACTATTAAAATTAAACCTGCTACACAATAGAAACTAATGATATCTTTGACTGGTCGCTGCAGAGTGTTGCAGCATCGATACAAATCTGTGAAAAACAGCAGCCAAGCTGTACTTCAGGAATACAAGATCTGAAGGTAATAATTGGGCATCATTAGCACAAACATAATGGAAATGGGTTAGTCCCATAATAAAGCTTAGTTGCTGCCTTACTCAATCTTTGCTGCATGTAAGGCAACAACTTACACACTACAAATGCTTGGAGCTCTATCAGGCTTGCCTTGTGCATGTTTTCGTACTGCCACTATCATTTTGGCAGCTCCGATTCCCCTTGAGGTAGAAGGAACCAGTTTTCAGTCACAGGCAGCACAGCACTGATTTTCTAAATTGGATGAGTGCGTGTGCACTGTTAATTCATTACTGCATCCCACACTGCATCTAGACAGCTGGATCAACATTCTTTCTTTAGAAATATGATTGTACACCGCTGTTCCACAACTGCCGACACACAGATCATCACCATGGTAGCTGGAACAGCTCTGCATGCATGCAATGCTCTGCGTCGTGAGGGGGATACTGAAGGAGGATAATTTTACGTTGCCAAACATTATATAGTGCTGCTCCTACTCATTTATCTAGAAAAATTTCAGTCAACCTTGAATTACTCCAGTAGCATTCACCACTGTAGCACAATGAAACACTATTAGGCAAATACAGTCAATCTCTGACATAACAAAGTTGTGCTTGCAGCGACAAACTTCATTAAATTGCAAATTTAATTAATTCGAGGTTTTAAGGTTATAAACAACTTCACAAATTTCCAGAGCATTCCTGGTGGATAGTAACTCGTTATtaagcacttataaacaaatTGCAAGAAAGTCGGGCCATAATAGTGCAGATTGCGCTGAGAGCCATGCATTGACGTGGCTCACAGCGTTCGAGATTTGGGTGTGTTGCGTAGCGCGTCTCCAGATATCTTGGACGCCACGGCTGACCGTGCTTATTGCCCACAGCCGGcacccacaaattaaaaacaatacTTTAAGAAGATATGCATATTCATCctgagcaagaaaagaaaaatgtcacagacagctacacaaagtaaggttTGTATTTTTATCGGTGTCACGCGCACTCAGGCAAACATTATGAACTCGCTATCACGACGCAAGCGAGCGCTTTGCACCATGTACCGGAAACTTGAGACTATGCAACTGCCAACACCAGAAGCATGGAAACACAATGTGCATCAAGGCACGAAACGTCTCGGCTTGTACTTTGCACTTGCCACGGAGAGATGATCTCCAAGGTACGGCGCATGCCCTGCGCATGGACGCACGCGCACGTGCTAGGAGGAGAAGGTAGATAAGCACGCGTTCAATCCCTCCTTATTACCCTTGTGCAGAAGGAATCATCAGCTCTTGTGCTTCTCCAAGCGCTGCGGGCTACCACGTGCCTTGCAGCATCTGCAAGTTGTTTACCAACGCGACAAATGGCACAGCGGTGTTTTATACGTACGGCTTGCCGGTGCATGCGCTTTGACGGCGTTTTTTTCAGCTCAACCTTTTCATGCAGAAGGACGCTTCAAATATCTTCTGCCTTGGTAGACATTTGTATAGTTTCTTGCTTGATTTACTAGCCATACAGGTACAAAGTACACAGTTAATATGGCCGAAAACTTTGCTAAATCGAAACCATGTTATGAAATTACTTAGTTAaatggcaaaaaaatatatagtttTCAATGCAACTAAGATCGGGAAATGAAAATAGTTAGATACATCGTGCATTTCGTTAAATTGAAGTTCGTTTTATTGAAGTATGACTgtattcaaatttttattgtatatAAAGAAATCCACTGCCCTGGAAACTGACTCCCACATTGCAGCAAGCATTCTGCATCAGCTGAGTTATAAAGAAGAGGCCCAAAGACTTTCGTTATCATTTCTGCTACATTTGAAGCTATAAGCCTCCATGAGCAAAGCGTAATGTCTTTTTACCCTGTCAAATATCATCATGATGAACTTCCTTTTGCAACAAACAACTCTTTCTGCTGTGTTAGACGTTGATCTCGTCAGCTCTCTGTCCACACCTTGAAACCCTTTGCTCCTCCTTGTAAAGAAGTAGTGCAGTAGGGTCGTCTTACTGTTCCATCACTTTCAAAGATACCACTTGCAGTGCATATTCACTGGATAAGCCAGCAGACAGGATGGCCGTCACTCCAATCAGATGCTGCGCAGGATCGTATGTCACCCAGAAATTAGATTATCCCCGACAGTGAAAGAGCAAGAATATGACCCCAAGCCTCGCTGCTTCTCATGCAAAACAAGCGATATTGGCAACATTTTTGCACATTCTATCACTCATTCCACAAATTTTCCACACACATTAGATGGTTACAGCTTTGTTTTAGGCACAAACTTGATgtgcagctcccagtggccatttATTTCCAGATGGACCCTAAATATAGCTATCTATCATATAGAAAGGCACGGGCACGGGAAAGCAAGCTTGTGAATGAACGTTTAGGTTTTGTACTGGACACAGAGATGAAAAATCCATAGTTCTGGTATATACAATTGCATAGCTGATGACTGGGTGGCTTTGTTTGAAATGCCTTTCAGGCTGGGCTTCTTAGACCATGGTACCCGGAGAAGCAACGCACTTCTTTATTCGATTACTCTGTGAGAAAGTTTCAGAGTTAGGaccatttgggctagatggtgcatacttgaattaggaaggaacagcgccaagaCGATCATGAGAGAGAGCAGCGCTTGtactgtgttgttctccctctcgtgatcgccttagttggcactgttccttcctaatttcaCAGTTAGAATTGGCGATGTCCCAAGTTCCTGGCTATCTTTGTGGGAGACAGGTTCTTGATTAGAAATGGGTAACATCCTCGGATATAAGCCCATATGGCTTGCAAGCAGCTTTAAACTTGCCCACACAAAAGCAACAGTGATGTCCCACTTACATCATTTTGTAAAAGATTAAACATTCCCAGGGACGCCAAGTTGAAAGACTCTTCAAATTTGTCCTCGGCAAGCTTGATCTCATCTTCTGTCAAGTGGCCACCTGCAGACAACAGAAAGTAAACCAATGCTGCAAATGTGTGCACTGAGTaccttctttttatatttttttgtaaAACAGGTGCATTTTAATAAATACTGTTCAGAACTCCTACACCTGTTTAAATATCAGTGGTGAGATTTGTAGCCATGAAAACCAGATGCCAGCATACTAAAGGAACCAAAAATGCTCTCTGTCATTAAAAGAACTTGTCAGAGCTTTCACCCTATAATTTCCCCATGCACATAGACCAAATTGGTATACCTTTCAGTTGTTTTCGCTTTTTGCAGTCATAGTCCAGACGTCGACCCTGCAATTTCTTGCGATGATGCTGCAAAACAACAACAGGCACCAAGAATGTGTCACTACAATATAGACACAAACAGCAATCCAAGACGAAATGCCCTGTAGCAAAATGTATATCATGGCTGATGATGCACAATGCAACATGCTGACAGGGTTAGACATGCCTGCAAGAAACATACACCGAATAGTGTAGTACAGACACAGCTAGAGAGCTTAGAAAGCCAATGGGGAAGCATACTCccacaaaaaagacaaaacaattCATCTTGTTGCATTTATAACCAAAAACTTTAATGCACAACTTCGAGCGACACATGAAAATAGCTGGGGACAAATTTTGGAACAATCACTTTCCATCATACTTTCATGTGGCAAGGTTCCTAGTATGATTTTCAACTGAAGTGAAGGGTATCTCTTGACCATACAGTGCCTCTGCTGCTGACTCTATCAGTGCCCTCAATTTCCTATTCTATTGATGCAGTTCATGACATGACATGATGCACTCAACGCCAGACTCTGTGGATGCACTCGATAGTGGCATAGTTATGAGAATGATGCTGACAGAAGTGTGTCTGCCCACAGTAATTACGAAGTTGCTTCAGAAGTAGCACATACTGTGCTGAAAGCAGTATACATGAAAGTGAGTGTTTCAAAATGCTGTTCCAGCATCCATATGTGTATATCACAGTGAGAAGAAATGGGGCACATCAAGATGTAAAATTGCATTTCTGGATTAGGGCTGTTTGCAGATCATTAAGACTCACCAAAACATCCTTAAGGTCCTTGTTCTGTAGTTGGGTAAggggctcaagaaagttctgttTCACATTGTCTTCCAGGGCATATTTGATGTCGGCCAGCTGCTTGAGTGCCTCTCCAGCTTCGATGAGGCTCTGACCTGAACAGGACGTTAGAGGCCACAACGAGAAGGCAAATCACAATGTCACAATTAAGCGTGACTGTGCTCTCAAGCTCTGCGTGTAAGGCAACAACAGGAACGTGTTCACAGCTTAGTGAATTCTTGTCACAAGTGTCACTGAATGTGAATAGGCCACCCTCTAAGCTTAAAAAGACAGCCTGCATTCCTGCATGTGCCGGTGCGTGTGACATATTGGTATGATTTCGACACAGATGCAGAATTTTTCTCCAACAGCATGACTACTAAGCAGCCCATCAATGATCCTTGTGATTATTCCAAAGTGGTTGCATGAAAACAGTACACGTTTCCAACCATTTGTTTAATATTTACATGCCACTCGCCATAATTGCTGTTACCTTATCAATAAATTTAGCGTCACTACTTGGTTTTTATGCTACAGGTGATGCTCAAAGAAGTTTGTTTTAGTTCGACATAAACAAGAACCTCGTGTTTGCCACTTCATTCTTTCACATCTGTGTGTTTGCCCACAATGTAAGCGTAAATCACAACTTGCCGATAAGCACACCCTGATATTTTAATGTAAGTGTATAGTGCTGCACAGGGGTGCAGCCAGGAGGGGATCGGGTGAGGGGGTGAGGGAGGGGGTGGGGCACTCGTCCTCCGGTTAAGTGCATACCCCCACCCAAAAAACATTCCTGGCTACACCACTGGTGCTGCACATCCCCTGCTACTATAGAATTGCAGAAATTGTAAGTTCAGCATGCTAAAACTTTCATGCTGAAAACAGAAGGGCCCTACACAACAGTGTTGGTAGCTTAGTTACAAAGTCACCAGATTTAACGAGTCTTTAGCCACCTCAATAACAACTTTGCTTTCTTGGAGCCTTAGTGACTTTCTTAACGTAGTAAATAGTCAGTAAATGTTGCTACTTCTAAAGACATATAGAAGAACTTATTAGTGAGCCATCTGGTTACATCAGAGCCGGTATTCTAGGACAAAACAAAATCTCGAGATGCGATACTGTTCTAAGAAATCAGGCTTTCTTCCCTTTGCACATTCTGACTGTTAACTTGTCACTACATGAGGTAATCTGCTTAAAGAATAGTAAGGAAGACGTGTAGGAACAATTAAAAAAGGCCAAATTCCGAGCCAGTCACCATCTTCACCTAGCGATTTCTTTCTATAAATGAAACATTTTGGGCTGTGACCAGGCAACTttgttaataaaaagaaaaagttacCAACACTGCCACTCAATGAAACAAGACAGTGCATTGTACTGGTTATTGTTACTTAGACTATGAGCGACAATGCCATACTGACCAAAGGGGCTTTCCTCGCCCAAGTCAGTGCCATACTTGGTCATGGATTCTCCGAGCACTCCCTCCGGCTGAGGATATGCATGAGTTTTTCCCGGGCCTCGGAGTTTCGTGCTTACCATCAGCTTTGCTCGGGATGCTGCAAGAAAGTTTACTATGAAGAGAGCGCAAAGAACTGAGCACCGTCAGAAAGAGTGCCACACAAGTACCCTTGCCATCTGCAGTGGCACCAATGAACAATTTTAATCGCATTTTACAGGGCCTTTGGGGGTGTTGTGAAATGAATACACAAAAATATAATGCAATAGAATTAGTAAGCACCCTGCATATCCGTGCTTTTAATAGCTCTACAATTAGCACTTCTGTAGCTTGGTGCCACCTCTACAATAGGTGAATTCCCCTTTCTGACGACCCATTGCATCACTCACACAGGTTGATGCATGCAGCAGATATTTACACTTTTTCCACCTAAAGCTTCCTTATATGACTAAGCATTAAGTGGTCCATGAAAAAGAGGTTTCCTAGGTGCATCAGTACATccatgttttttgtttgtttgttttttgttttaatcAAGTAAGCTCCTTATCAATTCTGCGTAATTTAAGAATGTAGAAAAGACAAGGAGTTATTGGAATGCATATGGAACTTTTCAATGGGGTATCTGTTGCTAAAAACAAACTTCAACATGTACTTCTACATCTTTACGTAGTGCCTTGCATCCCAAAGGTTTGTTTGTTACAGTGTGGCCAGCACACACAGCTTGGAGTGATAGCTCAGCTTCAGCTCTCCTCACTTGCACTTAACGACTTGCTGCAACCACAAATAAAACGTTTGGAAAGTAATACAGAGGCACGTGCTAAACAAATGAACAGATTCTTTATTACGTCTTAGACAGTGAATATGAAAATCAGCCCATTAATATATTTTAAAAGGGTAGCGTAACACTGTAATGATAGAATAACTACCTGGATTTGGCTGGAGGTATTCTTTTGTCTTTACAATCAGCTCTTCCACTAACTCGCTGGTCAAGTCTATTTTctggagaaagaaaaataaaaaatatatgcgGGCAAGAAAAGCCAGTTGATGTTATTGCGGCAACACATCGACACAGCATGCAATACTTAATTGAaaagttgcgaaaaaaaaaagtgcatccgTATGCTCACCCTCTCCATTTCCATGTACTCGTCCGTGAATTTGGTACCCTCCGCTCCACCAATCTTTTCGCTGACATACTGCAATGTAAGCACATGAAAAGTCCAACATAAGAGGCAgttggcagaaaaaagaaaaatggaaaggaAGACTACCGGCAAAAATATCAAAAATTGGCACTGAAGTAGATCCTTGATGACTCTGTTAAGAGCAGTAGCACTTCTCTTGCCTTTTGCAACAATGTGTTCTTATGGCTTGTAGCTATGACTTGGCACTGTGATTACTTTCTTGCTATGGCAACCTTACACGTAGCTCAAAGCCATTGGGGAAGCAGCTTCCACTGTTAATGGTAGCATGGAGGTTTTGCTTCTAAGGccgtttgtaattttttttttcatggcattaCATTACACAGCGTACCTGTACTGTATAGCATTCGCTTATAGTTACCTAGACGTAGCATAGTCACATTTTTTACAAGATGTAGATGCACATTTAGTTCTGCCAAACTTACTTTTGCATCTAATTACTTGAGAGTCTATGTGGTAACCACAAAGATAAGGTTGAAAGAAACATGCTTGCACTTCACACAGGTACATAAAGCAACTACTACAAAGGTTATGCAATGTGTGTATTTTTTGTGGCACTGTGATGAAAAATTATAACTACTGCTGCAAGAGAAATAAATGTGATAA
Coding sequences within:
- the EndoA gene encoding endophilin-A isoform X7 yields the protein MAFAGLKKQINKANQYVSEKIGGAEGTKFTDEYMEMERKIDLTSELVEELIVKTKEYLQPNPASRAKLMVSTKLRGPGKTHAYPQPEGVLGESMTKYGTDLGEESPFGQSLIEAGEALKQLADIKYALEDNVKQNFLEPLTQLQNKDLKDVLHHRKKLQGRRLDYDCKKRKQLKGGHLTEDEIKLAEDKFEESFNLASLGMFNLLQNDVEQISQLHALAEAFCEYHQQCAEVLQGLTERLLEQKAEAAGRDREPYEPKKLSDLNLTAIHDDISPMVESASPLPSPVRSPARAPRAPTCRALYDFEPENEGELGFHEGDLISLVRRVDDNWYEGSIDGHTGMFPVNYVEVVVPLP
- the EndoA gene encoding endophilin-A isoform X2 — translated: MAFAGLKKQINKANQYVSEKIGGAEGTKFTDEYMEMERKIDLTSELVEELIVKTKEYLQPNPASRAKLMVSTKLRGPGKTHAYPQPEGVLGESMTKYGTDLGEESPFGQSLIEAGEALKQLADIKYALEDNVKQNFLEPLTQLQNKDLKDVLHHRKKLQGRRLDYDCKKRKQLKGGHLTEDEIKLAEDKFEESFNLASLGMFNLLQNDVEQISQLHALAEAFCEYHQQCAEVLQGLTERLLEQKAEAAGRDREPYEPKKLSDLNLTAIHDDISPMVESGGGYFNGEPQQNSLFFSSAPTASPARSPLSSPVNPRPANNLFLGSFPNPHGTGASPGSRSPNARAPRAPTCRALYDFEPENEGELGFHEGDLISLVRRVDDNWYEGSIDGHTGMFPVNYVEVVVPLP
- the EndoA gene encoding endophilin-A isoform X6; amino-acid sequence: MAFAGLKKQINKANQYVSEKIGGAEGTKFTDEYMEMERKIDLTSELVEELIVKTKEYLQPNPASRAKLMVSTKLRGPGKTHAYPQPEGVLGESMTKYGTDLGEESPFGQSLIEAGEALKQLADIKYALEDNVKQNFLEPLTQLQNKDLKDVLHHRKKLQGRRLDYDCKKRKQLKGGHLTEDEIKLAEDKFEESFNLASLGMFNLLQNDVEQISQLHALAEAFCEYHQQCAEVLQGLTERLLEQKAEAAGRDREPYEPKKLSDLNLTAIHDDISPMVESGGGYFNGEPQQNSLFFSSAPTARAPRAPTCRALYDFEPENEGELGFHEGDLISLVRRVDDNWYEGSIDGHTGMFPVNYVEVVVPLP
- the EndoA gene encoding endophilin-A isoform X5, coding for MAFAGLKKQINKANQYVSEKIGGAEGTKFTDEYMEMERKIDLTSELVEELIVKTKEYLQPNPASRAKLMVSTKLRGPGKTHAYPQPEGVLGESMTKYGTDLGEESPFGQSLIEAGEALKQLADIKYALEDNVKQNFLEPLTQLQNKDLKDVLHHRKKLQGRRLDYDCKKRKQLKGGHLTEDEIKLAEDKFEESFNLASLGMFNLLQNDVEQISQLHALAEAFCEYHQQCAEVLQGLTERLLEQKAEAAGRDREPYEPKKLSDLNLTAIHDDISPMVESGGGYFNGEPQQNSLFFSSAPTASPLPSPVRSPARAPRAPTCRALYDFEPENEGELGFHEGDLISLVRRVDDNWYEGSIDGHTGMFPVNYVEVVVPLP
- the EndoA gene encoding endophilin-A isoform X4 — translated: MAFAGLKKQINKANQYVSEKIGGAEGTKFTDEYMEMERKIDLTSELVEELIVKTKEYLQPNPASRAKLMVSTKLRGPGKTHAYPQPEGVLGESMTKYGTDLGEESPFGQSLIEAGEALKQLADIKYALEDNVKQNFLEPLTQLQNKDLKDVLHHRKKLQGRRLDYDCKKRKQLKGGHLTEDEIKLAEDKFEESFNLASLGMFNLLQNDVEQISQLHALAEAFCEYHQQCAEVLQGLTERLLEQKAEAAGRDREPYEPKKLSDLNLTAIHDDISPMVESGGGYFNGEPQQNSLFFSSAPTDAMFFKAFASDCTCKCSRHKTCQLYLSTAITYSYNKAQKKSTCFFLLELATDSVQVEVFCGCKHVPATVHTKGCLYCDD
- the EndoA gene encoding endophilin-A isoform X1, producing the protein MAFAGLKKQINKANQYVSEKIGGAEGTKFTDEYMEMERKIDLTSELVEELIVKTKEYLQPNPASRAKLMVSTKLRGPGKTHAYPQPEGVLGESMTKYGTDLGEESPFGQSLIEAGEALKQLADIKYALEDNVKQNFLEPLTQLQNKDLKDVLHHRKKLQGRRLDYDCKKRKQLKGGHLTEDEIKLAEDKFEESFNLASLGMFNLLQNDVEQISQLHALAEAFCEYHQQCAEVLQGLTERLLEQKAEAAGRDREPYEPKKLSDLNLTAIHDDISPMVESGGGYFNGEPQQNSLFFSSAPTASPARSPLSSPVNPRPANNLFLGSFPNPHGTGASPGSRSPNASPLPSPVRSPARAPRAPTCRALYDFEPENEGELGFHEGDLISLVRRVDDNWYEGSIDGHTGMFPVNYVEVVVPLP
- the EndoA gene encoding endophilin-A isoform X8, which produces MAFAGLKKQINKANQYVSEKIGGAEGTKFTDEYMEMERKIDLTSELVEELIVKTKEYLQPNPASRAKLMVSTKLRGPGKTHAYPQPEGVLGESMTKYGTDLGEESPFGQSLIEAGEALKQLADIKYALEDNVKQNFLEPLTQLQNKDLKDVLHHRKKLQGRRLDYDCKKRKQLKGGHLTEDEIKLAEDKFEESFNLASLGMFNLLQNDVEQISQLHALAEAFCEYHQQCAEVLQGLTERLLEQKAEAAGRDREPYEPKKLSDLNLTAIHDDISPMVESGGGYFNGEPQQNSLFFSSAPTDRLLSPLLEEPCKFFGTYLVLRNINKGVYILQAFLVFTNSNCRRLPLW
- the EndoA gene encoding endophilin-A isoform X3, translating into MAFAGLKKQINKANQYVSEKIGGAEGTKFTDEYMEMERKIDLTSELVEELIVKTKEYLQPNPASRAKLMVSTKLRGPGKTHAYPQPEGVLGESMTKYGTDLGEESPFGQSLIEAGEALKQLADIKYALEDNVKQNFLEPLTQLQNKDLKDVLHHRKKLQGRRLDYDCKKRKQLKGGHLTEDEIKLAEDKFEESFNLASLGMFNLLQNDVEQISQLHALAEAFCEYHQQCAEVLQGLTERLLEQKAEAAGRDREPYEPKKLSDLNLTAIHDDISPMVESASPARSPLSSPVNPRPANNLFLGSFPNPHGTGASPGSRSPNASPLPSPVRSPARAPRAPTCRALYDFEPENEGELGFHEGDLISLVRRVDDNWYEGSIDGHTGMFPVNYVEVVVPLP